The genomic interval GCCGTCGTCCTGCTCCTCGACCGTGTGCGGCGTGACGCCCTGGGCGCCCAGGATGGTGCCCATCAGTTCACGGATGTTCTGATCGATCTCGCCGGTGGTCGGGTTCCCGATCTGGACCGACGGGTCCTCCGGGAACAGGTTGGGCGCGGCATAAAGCCCCGCGCCCAGGATGATGACGACGATCAGGGCGTACAGCCACGCCGGATAGGAATTGCGCATATTCGAAGACCCTAGAGGTCCTTGAGGGTGCCCTTGGGCATAACCTGTTGAACCGACTGTTTCTGCACGGCGATGTTCACGCCATTGGCGATGTCGACCTTGATGAAGTTCTCCCCTACCTCGGTGATCGTGCCGGCCACACCGCCATTGGTCACGATCTCGTCACCCTTGGACAGCGACTCCACCATCGACCGGTGTTCCTTCGCGCGCTTGCTCTGCGGGCGAATGATCAGGAAGTACATGATCGCGAAAAAGATCAGGATCATGATCAGGAATTCGATCATGCCACCACCGGCGCCACCACCGTCCTGGGCATGCGCTGCAGAAATCAGAAAATCCATTGGAACACTCCCGTCTAGCGAATCGGTTCAGGGCCGCCGGGCCTGGCGCCCGGCGCCCGCGAGACCCGTGATCGGGCTCGCGAAAATTGCCGCGCGGATTATGGCACAGGCGGCACTTCCATGCCGCGCCGACCATAGAAATCGGCGACGAACGCCTGAAGCGTGCCCGCCGCAATCGACTCCCGCAGGCTGCGCATCAGGTCCTGGTAGTAATGCAGGTTGTGGGTCGTCGCCAGGCGCGACCCGAGAATCTCGTTACATTTGTCGAGATGTTTCAGGTAAGCCCTTGAATAATTGAGGCAGGTGTAACAACCACACTCCGGATCGATCGGGCCCGTGTCGTCACGGAAGCGCGCATTACGGATACGCAGGACCCCTTCCCGGGTGTACAGAAATCCATTGCGTGCGTTGCGGGTAGGCATCACGCAGTCGAACATGTCCACGCCGCGGCGCACGGCTTCCACTATGTCCTCGGGCCGCCCCACGCCCATCAGGTAGCGCGGGCGGTCCTCCGGCAGTAGCGGCAGGGTCACATCCAGCGTGGCGAGCCGCTCATCTTCCGGCTCGCCCACCGACAGCCCGCCGATCGCATAGCCGTCAAAGCCAATCTCGCGCAGACCGGCGGCTGATTCCCGACGCAGCGCCGGGTACATGCCACCCTGCACAATACCGAACAGTGCCGCCGGATTGTCACCATGCGCCTCGCGCGACCGCGCGGCCCAGCGCAGCGACAGCTCCATCGACTTGCGCGCCTCGTCCTCGGTGGCCGGATAGGGCGTGCACTCGTCGAAGATCATCACGATGTCCGACCCCAGCTCGCGCTGGACCCGCATGGACGACTCCGGCGTCATCAGCACTTTCGACCCGTCCACGGGCGACTGGAAACGCACGCCCTCCTCACTGATCTTGCGCATCTCGGCCAGCGAGAAAACCTGGAATCCACCGGAGTCGGTCAGGATCGGTCCTTCCCAGTGCATGAAGTCATGCAAGTCACCATGTGCCCGGATCACTTCGGTACCCGGCCGCAGCATCAGGTGGAAGGTGTTGCCCAGGATGATCTGTGCCCCCAGCTCGCGCAGCTCCTCCGGGGTCATAGCCTTTACGGTCCCGTAGGTCCCAACGGGCATGAAGGCCGGCGTCTCGACTTCACCGCGCGGGAACCGCAGTCGGCCTCGGCGTGCCGCGCCATCCCGCCCCAGGTGTTCAAACTCCATCGTGTTCCTCCCGGACACTCGGCGGCAGATCCGCGGGATCGCCCGGTGCCAACCACATGGCATCCCCGTAACTGAAAAAGCGATAGCGATTCGCGACCGCATGGGCATAGGCGTCCAGGATCCGCCGATATCCTGCAAAGGCGGCTACCAGCATCAGCAGCGTGCTCTGCGGCAGGTGGAAGTTCGTCACCATCCGGTCCACGACGCGAAAACGATATCCGGGCTGGATGAACAGTCGTGTTTCACCCTGAAAGGGCTTAAGCCCGCCCTCCGCCGCGGCCGTCTCGAGCGACCGTACACAGGTCGTGCCCACAGCCACCACGCGCCCGCCACGCGCTTTGCAGGCCGCCACGGCGGCACAGGCCTCCGGCCCCACCTCCAGCCACTCGGCGTGCATCTCGTGGCGCGAGGTGTCGTCCACCTTCACCGGCTGAAAAGTCCCCGCCCCGACATGCAGCGTCACCGTGGCCGTCTCGACCCCCTGCGCGCGCAGCCGGTCCAGCAGTGCATCGTCAAAATGGAGCCCAGCCGTCGGCGCCGCCACCGCGCCCTCCTTGCGGGCGAACACGGTCTGGTAGCGTTCGGCATCGCTGCCCTCGTCCGCCCGCTCGATGTACGGCGGCAGCGGGATATGACCATGCTGCTTCAGCAGTGCGAGCATGTCGGCGCCGTCCACCAGACGCAGCCGGAAAAACGGCCCCTGACGATCCGTCACCTCCACCGTAAAGGCATCCGCCAGGTGGAGGCAGGTGCCGGGCTTCGGTGCCCGACTGGCCCGCACCATCGCCAGCACCTGGGTCGGTGACTCGATCCGTTCCACGAGGACCTCGACCTGCCCACCGCTCGCCTTCTGCCCGAAGACCCGCGCCGGGATCACGCGCGTGTCATTCAGCACCAACAGATCGCCCGGCCGCAGCAGTGACTCAATCGCGTCAAACGCGGCATCTTCCGCCCGTTGGTCTTCCAGCACGAGCAGGCGCGAGCTGGCTCGCTCGGGCAGCGGATACTGGGCGATCAGCTCCTGCGGGAGCTCGTAGTCGAAATCGGAAACACGCATGGCGCGCGATGCTACCACGCACCGGCGCCCTGAATGCGGATCAAGCGAAGGCGCAATCTCCCTTGCCACACCCTGCTCGTGCGCTACACTAGCGCCTCGAAAGCCGGGATGGCGGAACTGGTAGACGCGCCGGATTCAAAATCCGGTTCTGGCAACAGAGTGCGAGTTCGATTCTCGCTCCCGGCACCACCTCTTTATCTCGGGCCCTCCGCCAGGCTCGAAACCGCGCACCTGGCCGGTGTAGCTCAGTTGGTAGAGCATCTGATTTGTAATCAGAGGGTCGCAGGTTCGACTCCTGTCGCCGGCTCCATATCGCACACAGCAAAAGGGCCAGCCGAAATGGCTGGCCCTTTGCTTGTCTGCACTCCCGCGGGTCGGTCCTAGCGGAAGATACTTTCGTGGCGGGCTTCGCTCATCTGCGGCGCATCCGCCGGGCAGACCGACTCCGGATCAATCCGGGCGGCATCATCCACGAGCCCCAGCTCGGCAGCAGTCGGCATGTCGCCACGCGAGATATCGAGATATTCGAGCAGTCGGCCCATGCCATTCAGCGCCCGTGCCTTGGCGATCTCCATATCGTGCTGGGCGTTGATGTAGGCACGGCTCGCCTCGAAATGCTCGTTCTCGGTGTCTAGCAGGTCCAGCAGGCTACGCTGGCCAATGCCGAACTGCTGACGATAGGCGGTACGCACGCGGTCGGACGAGTCCCGATGCTGGCGCAGGAAGCGCAGCTGACTGTCCAGCGAACGCATGTCGTTGTAGGCCACCGACACCGTTTGGCGCACATTGCGACAAACCGACTCTTGCTGATCGCGCGCCTGGTTGAACTCTTCGGTGAACTGGCGGACCCGCGCCTGGTCAGTGCCGCCGCGGAACAGGTTCCACGTCATCACCACCAGCGCCGAGGTGTCATGGATACGGATGTCCTCGCGTTCGAGCACATCATTCTCATAGGCATGACGCAGCTGCAGGTCCAGACGCGGATGGAAGGCCGAACGGGCCACGTTGCGCTGTTCCTGGGCCGCTTCCATGTTGCGCAGCGAGGCGAACATGGCCGGGTTCTTGGTGATGGCCTCGGTCAGGGCCTCCTGAACCGTCCCGGGAATCGGCTCGTCAGAGAAGGTCCCGACCAGATCCACCCGGTCGTCCGCGGGCATCTGCCCTACGATCCGGTAGTACCGCGCATTCACGTCGTGCAGATTCTGGCGCTCGGTCAGCAGGTTGGACTCGGCCAGAGCCAGACGCCCCGAGGCCTGCTCGAGGTCAACGCCCCGGCCCACGCCGCGATCGGTCTGGTCCACGATCTGATCGTAAACCTCCTTGTGCGCGTCGTAGTTCTCCTGCGCCAGGTCGACCAGGGCGCGCTGACGCTGGACATCGGCGAAGGCACGCACGGCTTCCAGTGCAATCTCCTCGGTCGTCTCGCGCAGCTCGAAGTAACGCACCCGCTGAATCTCGCCCAGACGGCTCACTTCGCTTGCGGTCTCGAAGCCGTCGTACAGCATCTGTGTCAGCGTGATATCGACACCACGCGGGTTACGCGAGAACGAATCAAAATTGTCGTCGCTGGAGCGCTGGCGCTGATAACCGGCACGGGCGTTCAGGTCGATTTCGGGCAGGAAGCGCCCGCGCGCGCCCGTTTGTTCTTCCCCGGAGGCGCGAAAGGCATGCCACCGCGACTGCACATCGGGGTTGGAGAGTACCGCTTCCATCGCGGCGTCACGCAACGGCTCCGGGGCGTCGGCCTGCGCCGAACCACCCACTACCATCGCCACGGCCGCCGTCAGGGCCAGCAAACCACCTTTGCCAACCGCAGGCCTAATTCGGTTCATCATTTTTGTCCTCCCATAAAACCTGTTCGCCCACTCTTTTTGTCACCGAGCCAGCGCATACCGCTAACCGGAAGAAACGCTTATGTGCGCCTCACACATTTGAACGATAGGCCTAAGCCCTTACCCGCGCAATCATTTTTGAAATGGTTCACATAACGGCAAACAAACGCCTGATAAGGCGAGAAACACCGCACAGCACTACGCTTGGGATTTATGTTTCTGGCTTTCCACAAAGGCGTAGCCCATCATTCGGGAAGTAGTGCTTTTTTCAGCCACCGGAGAGCGCGCCGACGTGCCTGGCATCTGGCCCCGCAACCCGTCCCGACTGATACGGCGCGCAAGCCTCGTGCTCGTGCTGGTCGCCGGGGCGTGGCTACTGGGCGCCAGCCATGCGGGCCTCGAAAGCTTCGCTCAGCTCGAGCAGGTTGCGGCCGACCGATATGGGCCGGAAACCGCCGAGCGCGTGCGGCGCTGGCGCGAGCTGCTGGAGGGTCTCGCTGATGAAGACGAACAGACCCAGATCACGCGGGTGAACGAGTTTTTCAATCGTCAGCTGCGCTACCAGGACGACCAGGTCACCTGGGGCCAGGAAGACTTCTGGGCCACCCCCCTGGAGGCCCTGGACAAGGGTGCTGGCGACTGCGAGGACTACTCCATCGCCAAGTACGTCAGCCTGCGCAAACTGGGTATCCCCGATGAACGCCTGCGGCTTTTCTACGTCCGAGCCCGCCTTGGCGGGCCTGGAAGCAATCTCAGCCAGGCGCACATGGTTCTCGGCTATTTCACCGACCCGCGAGACGAGCCCAAGGTCCTGGACAACCTGGTGACCCGAATTGAACGCGCCTCCCAGCGCGACGACCTGACGCCGATCTTCTCGTTCAATAGCGAGGGACTCTGGCCCGACGGGCAGGCACAGTCCGCGGCCGACCCCACGGCCCGCCTGTCACGTTGGCGCCGCGTCCTGGAGCAGCTGGACGAATACGGCCTTGATCTCGACCGACCCATCAACTCGACCCCGGAATGAGGGCGCAGTCATGACGCTGAGAAAACAACTCTGGATCGCGGTAGCCATCATTATGCTGCTGGCGTTACTGGTCAGCATCGTGGTGAGCACCCTGTCCGCCCGCGACTACCTGGCGCAGCAGCTGCTGACCAAGAACATCGACAACGCCGCATCCCTGGCCTTGTCGCTTTCCCAGCTGCCCAAGGACGAGACCACCGTGGAGCTGCAAATCGCCTCGCAGTTCGACACCGGCCACTACCAGCACATCCGGCTGATCGATCCGACCGGCGACCTCATGATCGAACGCCGCAACCCCGAGCCACCCCAGGGCGTGCCCGAATGGTTTGTCGAGCGCCTGGCCTTCAACGTGCGCCCCGGGATCGCGCATGTGTCCGATGGCTGGTCTTCCTTCGGCACGCTGATCGTCGAGAGCCAGACGAATTACGCCTACGAGGCCCTGTGGGACGGCACCCTCCGCCTCACCGCGATCTTTGCCGGCGGTTTGTTGATCATCGGCCTGATTGGGTCGTTCCTGCTCGGCCGGCTGATTCGGCCTCTGAAGCAAGTGGTGGAACAGGCCGAGGCCGTCGGCGAAAGGCGGTTCGTGACCACCCCGGAACCCCGCACCTGGGAGTTCCAGGCACTGGTCCGCGCCATGAACCGGCTGACCGAGCACGTCCGGATGATGCTGCAGGAAGAATCCACGCGTTTAGAACGCCTGAAAACTCGCCTTCAACACGATGATGTAACGGGCCTTTTGAACCGCGAATCCTTCCTGGCCCGATTCCAGTCGACCCTCGAAAATCGGCACGCCGGTTCCGCCGGGAGCTTTGTCGTCCTGCGCGTCGCCAGCCTGCCCGAGCTCAACCAGGCGATCGGACACGACAAGCTGGATGAGCTTCTGGCACGCATTGCCGAAGTCGCGGAACAACAAACCAGCGTGACCGATTACGGCGCCGCAGGGCGCCTCAAGGGTTCCGATATTGCCGTCTTTGGCGACGGCATAGGGGACAGCCGCCGTTTTGCCGAGTCCCTGCTGACGGCGATCCGCGCGGAGCTGGGCCCCAAAGCTCCCGAAGCCATGGCCTTGCATTTGGCCGGGACGCCCTACCACCCCGACGACACCACCGGAGAGGTGCTCAGCCGCGTCGACCAGGCGCTGGTCCGCGCGGAACTGGAGCCGGGCGATTCCATCGCCGAAGAACCTCATGCCGTGCTGCCACATGCCAATCAGAACGAATGGCGCACCGCGATCACCGTGGCCATGGCCACGCATGGCGTGAAGCTCGCGCGATTCCCGGTGATAGACGCCGACCACCAGCTGATGCACCACGAAGCGCCGATGCGCCTGCTGCTGGATGGCGAATCGCGCCCGGCGGGCTATTTCATGCCTTGGGCCGTACGCCTGGACCTGATCCGGCAGCTGGACGACGCCGTCCTCGATGCCGCCATCGATCAGCTACGAGCAGGAAACGAGCGCCTCGCAATCAATTTGTCGGTCGACAGCCTGCAGGACACCGACTTTCGCCAACGCCTGGAATCCCGCCTGGCCTCCGACCCGGAAGTGGCCGGTCGACTGTGGCTGGAATTCCCGGCCCGGGGCGCCCTGGCG from Thioalkalivibrio sp. ALJ12 carries:
- a CDS encoding transglutaminase-like cysteine peptidase, with the protein product MLVLVAGAWLLGASHAGLESFAQLEQVAADRYGPETAERVRRWRELLEGLADEDEQTQITRVNEFFNRQLRYQDDQVTWGQEDFWATPLEALDKGAGDCEDYSIAKYVSLRKLGIPDERLRLFYVRARLGGPGSNLSQAHMVLGYFTDPRDEPKVLDNLVTRIERASQRDDLTPIFSFNSEGLWPDGQAQSAADPTARLSRWRRVLEQLDEYGLDLDRPINSTPE
- a CDS encoding LapD/MoxY N-terminal periplasmic domain-containing protein; translated protein: MTLRKQLWIAVAIIMLLALLVSIVVSTLSARDYLAQQLLTKNIDNAASLALSLSQLPKDETTVELQIASQFDTGHYQHIRLIDPTGDLMIERRNPEPPQGVPEWFVERLAFNVRPGIAHVSDGWSSFGTLIVESQTNYAYEALWDGTLRLTAIFAGGLLIIGLIGSFLLGRLIRPLKQVVEQAEAVGERRFVTTPEPRTWEFQALVRAMNRLTEHVRMMLQEESTRLERLKTRLQHDDVTGLLNRESFLARFQSTLENRHAGSAGSFVVLRVASLPELNQAIGHDKLDELLARIAEVAEQQTSVTDYGAAGRLKGSDIAVFGDGIGDSRRFAESLLTAIRAELGPKAPEAMALHLAGTPYHPDDTTGEVLSRVDQALVRAELEPGDSIAEEPHAVLPHANQNEWRTAITVAMATHGVKLARFPVIDADHQLMHHEAPMRLLLDGESRPAGYFMPWAVRLDLIRQLDDAVLDAAIDQLRAGNERLAINLSVDSLQDTDFRQRLESRLASDPEVAGRLWLEFPARGALAHPAELRDLCRIARVTGFVVGLEHAGPEAFRSHDLTAYGLHYVKLQASLIQGVHRSTETQALIRGLCTLAHSIGILVIAEGCDSTDDIEPLMELGIDGVTGRAVQSLKA
- the queA gene encoding tRNA preQ1(34) S-adenosylmethionine ribosyltransferase-isomerase QueA codes for the protein MRVSDFDYELPQELIAQYPLPERASSRLLVLEDQRAEDAAFDAIESLLRPGDLLVLNDTRVIPARVFGQKASGGQVEVLVERIESPTQVLAMVRASRAPKPGTCLHLADAFTVEVTDRQGPFFRLRLVDGADMLALLKQHGHIPLPPYIERADEGSDAERYQTVFARKEGAVAAPTAGLHFDDALLDRLRAQGVETATVTLHVGAGTFQPVKVDDTSRHEMHAEWLEVGPEACAAVAACKARGGRVVAVGTTCVRSLETAAAEGGLKPFQGETRLFIQPGYRFRVVDRMVTNFHLPQSTLLMLVAAFAGYRRILDAYAHAVANRYRFFSYGDAMWLAPGDPADLPPSVREEHDGV
- the tgt gene encoding tRNA guanosine(34) transglycosylase Tgt — its product is MEFEHLGRDGAARRGRLRFPRGEVETPAFMPVGTYGTVKAMTPEELRELGAQIILGNTFHLMLRPGTEVIRAHGDLHDFMHWEGPILTDSGGFQVFSLAEMRKISEEGVRFQSPVDGSKVLMTPESSMRVQRELGSDIVMIFDECTPYPATEDEARKSMELSLRWAARSREAHGDNPAALFGIVQGGMYPALRRESAAGLREIGFDGYAIGGLSVGEPEDERLATLDVTLPLLPEDRPRYLMGVGRPEDIVEAVRRGVDMFDCVMPTRNARNGFLYTREGVLRIRNARFRDDTGPIDPECGCYTCLNYSRAYLKHLDKCNEILGSRLATTHNLHYYQDLMRSLRESIAAGTLQAFVADFYGRRGMEVPPVP
- a CDS encoding TolC family outer membrane protein, coding for MVVGGSAQADAPEPLRDAAMEAVLSNPDVQSRWHAFRASGEEQTGARGRFLPEIDLNARAGYQRQRSSDDNFDSFSRNPRGVDITLTQMLYDGFETASEVSRLGEIQRVRYFELRETTEEIALEAVRAFADVQRQRALVDLAQENYDAHKEVYDQIVDQTDRGVGRGVDLEQASGRLALAESNLLTERQNLHDVNARYYRIVGQMPADDRVDLVGTFSDEPIPGTVQEALTEAITKNPAMFASLRNMEAAQEQRNVARSAFHPRLDLQLRHAYENDVLEREDIRIHDTSALVVMTWNLFRGGTDQARVRQFTEEFNQARDQQESVCRNVRQTVSVAYNDMRSLDSQLRFLRQHRDSSDRVRTAYRQQFGIGQRSLLDLLDTENEHFEASRAYINAQHDMEIAKARALNGMGRLLEYLDISRGDMPTAAELGLVDDAARIDPESVCPADAPQMSEARHESIFR
- the yajC gene encoding preprotein translocase subunit YajC; protein product: MDFLISAAHAQDGGGAGGGMIEFLIMILIFFAIMYFLIIRPQSKRAKEHRSMVESLSKGDEIVTNGGVAGTITEVGENFIKVDIANGVNIAVQKQSVQQVMPKGTLKDL